Proteins from a genomic interval of Papaver somniferum cultivar HN1 chromosome 4, ASM357369v1, whole genome shotgun sequence:
- the LOC113275408 gene encoding alpha-protein kinase 1-like gives MDPSLPPPPPSPISTTTTTTTNNHQGGGGGSGYTDSIGSSPRSRNNDSWENEQQLPQVIPNSKLRLMCSYGGHIIPRPHDKSLCYIGGDTRIVVVDRHSSLVSLSSKISRTLLNGRSFTLKYQLPNEDLDSLISVSTDEDLENMIEEYDRTSAASVKTSRIRLFLFFSKPETAASMGSLLDDSKSESWFVDALNGSGNLPRGLSADSASVNCLLGLDDVVRIQDHNRNQHVEMNNQNDLSLGNLNKQMKGGNVQDVQSIPDSPMMETNSSFGSTTSSPSMSNLPPIRVHVEDQKVAGLEDHFQHMNIAPPQHKQDDGGFALLSSPPPLPTTITVSAGVHSGTVNASGVVNENSHNRVYSDDERSEYGFRKPPQPPQPQLQQKTSGGVDLPSPDGTARDNSIPNMMARPKQVYYQEQVAQQVPPSDSRIAVDPKRDVSDLNYRIQMQQQQQQEQQHIRESGYALPPQQLDQQQQQHQFISATGTHYIQQHGAGQVPISSPYYHPMYVPQKPQQHLHQMDQQIPMYYVPVHQTQSYSMSMQPNMSETSKISSNRPPTPPTPTMVSTSVAPQNPGYPPRSAPPKQPEMASTVYRTTAPGQVGGQQMMHTATDQHQQPHYVSYHPMHHPSQSIQAPNTGNYAYEYSDPNHAQIYYTQPLTSHYQTMSVAQAVAAVSDATSQIATDQNTNKQ, from the exons ATGgatccatcactgccaccaccaccaccctcaccaatctccacaacaacaacaaccactacaaacaACCACCAGGGTGGCGGCGGCGGTAGTGGTTACACAGACTCAATAGGCTCATCACCTCGTTCAAGAAACAACGATTCATGGGAAAATGAACAGCAATTACCACAAGTCATCCCAAATTCAAAACTCCGTCTCATGTGTAGTTACGGAGGTCATATAATCCCGCGGCCGCATGATAAATCTCTGTGTTATATCGGTGGTGATACTCGTATTGTGGTTGTGGATCGTCATTCATCACTTGTTTCACTTTCGTCGAAAATCTCACGAACTTTACTAAACGGTCGTTCTTTTACATTGAAATATCAATTACCAAATGAAGATTTGGATTCACTGATTTCAGTATCGACTGATGAAGATCTTGAGAATATGATCGAGGAATATGATCGTACTTCGGCTGCTTCAGTGAAAACATCGAGGATtcgtttgtttttgttcttttcaaAACCTGAAACGGCTGCTTCTATGGGTTCATTACTTGATGATTCTAAATCTGAATCTTGGTTTGTTGATGCTTTGAATGGTTCTGGGAATTTACCTAGAGGATTATCTGCTGATTCTGCTTCTGTTAATTGTTTGTTAGGTTTGGATGATGTTGTTCGTATTCAAGATCATAATCGTAATCAACATGTGGAAATGAATAATCAGAATGATTTATCATTGGGGAATTTGAACAAACAGATGAAGGGGGGTAATGTTCAAGATGTTCAGTCAATACCTGATTCACCTATGATGGAAACTAATTCATCATTTGGGTCTACTACTTCTTCACCTTCAATGTCTAATTTGCCTCCAATTAGGGTTCATGTTGAAGATCAGAAAGTTGCTGGATTAGAAGATCATTTTCAACATATGAATATTGCTCCTCCTCAACATAAACAGGATGATGGAGGTTTTGCGTTGCTTTCAtctcctcctccacttcctactaCCATTACTGTCTCTGCTGGAGTTCATTCTGGTACTGTTAATGCTTCTGGTGTTGTTAATGAAAACAGCCATAATCGGGTTTACTCTGATGATGAGAGATCTGAGTATGGGTTTCGAAAACCACCTCAGCCTCCACAACCTCAATTGCAGCAGAAAACTAGTGGTGGTGTTGATTTACCCTCCCCTGATGGGACTGCAAG AGACAATAGTATTCCAAACATGATGGCtagaccaaaacaagtttattatCAAGAACAAGTTGCCCAACAAGTTCCACCAAGTGATAGCAGAATTGCTGTTGATCCAAAAAGAGATGTTTCAGATCTAAATTATCGAATCCagatgcagcaacagcagcagcaggaacaacAACACATTCGGGAATCGGGGTATGCTTTACCTCCACAACAATTggatcaacaacagcaacagcaccagTTTATCTCTGCAACTGGCACACATTACATCCAACAACATGGAGCAGGACAGGTACCAATTTCATCACCTTACTATCACCCAATGTATGTTCCACAAAAACCGCAACAACATCTCCATCAAATGGATCAACAAATTCCTATGTATTATGTCCCCGTTCATCAAACTCAATCTTATAGCATGTCTATGCAACCAAATATGAGTGAAACATCTAAAATCTCTTCAAATCGACCTCCTACACCTCCAACTCCTACTATGGTCTCTACATCTGTAGCCCCACAAAATCCTGGCTATCCCCCTCGGTCTGCTCCTCCTAAACAACCCGAAATGGCATCAACTGTTTATAGAACAACTGCACCAGGGCAAGTTGGAGGTCAACAGATGATGCACACAGCTACAGATCAGCATCAACAGCCGCATTATGTTAGTTACCATCCAATGCATCACCCATCTCAATCTATTCAAGCTCCTAATACTGGTAATTATGCTTATGAGTACTCGGATCCTAATCATGCTCAAATATATTATACTCAGCCTTTGACTTCCCATTACCAAACAATGAGTGTGGCTCAAGCAGTAGCAGCAGTTTCTGACGCTACTTCGCAGATAGCCACAGATCAAAACACTAATAAGCAGTAG